A genomic region of Notamacropus eugenii isolate mMacEug1 chromosome 3, mMacEug1.pri_v2, whole genome shotgun sequence contains the following coding sequences:
- the ACRBP gene encoding acrosin-binding protein isoform X15 produces the protein MEELLKSSLSLKRKKSKAHTKSPNPPFTSQVREEKPSPAVIEGIRELIRSAQALGGQNKTTQNDEDVSSVSHGACLSADSTLPTPPQTSSPSLLSLPGEQAVLLLCYAILSSSCPAIPVTKAWQHTEEQLYGFGNTVCDSLGRRHKDTCQFCAFCSLKLEQCQSEEPLKRQHCGESHSEEFLSPLLSVQDTTTGIQAGPKMEGQFYGLELYGGLRMDFWCGRLATKGCEDTRVSSWLQTEFLSFQDGDYPSKICDSDHVQYPNYCAFKSHQCLLRNQNKKIQRKEKMLSEEKWCEGNCKEKQKRWFYSFGACKVGMSGSLPRKRIHLRGGVIRRQGKSSFDGQGEASLCVHIYFCVCLFFCLHVSIPVCASKYVSVCVCVSPSPCLGSVMCWKQEKDMPGYARVGVFKPASRAGPTSSAWRVQRKQAPGIGRAVVNTACLYLFIPWKGSPPSSWKTPPQKKASGLLFVQDAECDLWVLSRSAGTKDNPALFAYLSNVQSPAQLRGH, from the exons ATGGAGGAGCTACTGAAGTCCTCCCTCtccttgaaaaggaagaaaagtaaggCTCACACAAAATCCCCCAATCCACCTTTCACCAGCCAGGTGAGGGAGGAGAAGCCTAGCCCTGCAGTGATCGAGGGCATCAGGGAACTCATTCGATCAGCCCAGGCCCTGGGAGGCCAGAACAAGACCACCCAGAATGATGAAGATGTTTCTTCTGTAAG TCATGGTGCATGTCTTTCTGCCGACAGCACTCTCCCCACTCCTCCTCAAACATcttccccaagccttctctctcTGCCTGGGGAGCAGGCCGTGTTGCTGTTGTGTTACGCAATCCTTTCAAGCAGCTGCCCTGCCATCCCTGTGACCAAAGCCTGGCAACATACTGAAGAACAGCTTTATGGCTTCGGGAACACG GTGTGTGACAGCCTCGGGCGACGACACAAGGACACTTGCCAGTTTTGTGCATTCTGTTCCCTGAAGCTAGAGCAATGCCAGTCAGAGGAACCTCTGAAGCGGCAGCACTGCGGTGAAAGTCACAGTGAAGAGTTTCTCAGCCCCCTGCTCTCTGTCCAGGATACTACCACAGGCATACAA GCAGGCCCGAAAATGGAGGGCCAGTTCTATGGTCTGGAGTTGTATGGGGGGCTTCGCATGGACTTCTGGTGTGGTCGGCTGGCCACAAAGGGCTGTGAGGACACCCGAGTCTCTAGCTGGCTGCAGACTGAGTTCCTCTCTTTCCAGGATGGAGATTACCCCTCCAAG ATCTGTGACTCGGACCATGTGCAGTACCCCAACTACTGTGCTTTTAAAAGCCACCAATGTCTGCTTCGTAACCAGAACAAGAAG attcaaagaaaggagaagatgCTGTCAGAGGAGAAATGGTGTGAGGGCAActgcaaagaaaagcagaaacgATGGTTTTATTCATTTGGTGCCTGCAAAGTGGGTATGTCAGGAAGTCTTCCCAGGAAAAGAATTCATTTACGTGGAGGAGTTATCAGAAGACAGGGAAAGTCTTCGTTTGATGGGCAGGGAGAGGCAAGTCTATGTGTACATAtctatttctgtgtgtgtctatTCTTTTGTTTGCATGTATCTATTCCTGTGTGTGCATCTAaatatgtttctgtgtgtgtgtgtgtgtctccctccCCCTGCTTGGGATCGGTTATGTGctggaaacaggaaaaggacATGCCAGGATATGCTAGGGTGGGTGTGTTTAAACCTGCTTCTAGAGCAGGTCCTACCAGCTCAGCTTGGAGAGTACAGCGGAAGCAAGCACCGGGTATCGGCAGAGCAGTGGTGAATACAG CCTGTCTGTACCTCTTTATCCCATGGAAAGGGTCACCTCCATCATCCTGGAAGACCCCTCCTCAGAAGAAGGCAAGTGGATTGCTCTTTGTGCAAGATGCTGAATGTGATTTATGGGTGCTTTCCAGAAGTGCTGGAACAAAG GACAACCCTGCCCTCTTCGCTTATCTCAGCAatgtgcagagcccagcccagctcagAGGGCACTGA
- the ACRBP gene encoding acrosin-binding protein isoform X11, with the protein MPRQSSAPLDPRGPPRGPVISPLALDTQVSSANFGVPFFSPKGEAQVPLTRPRLGWVESWDPFSPPALPSSSPIPSVVPHSPSIHRPSHPFVHPCTHPVSTQPSVSLPAALLLAPTPAPLPAPHRVVPGTPLSPDEYERFFSALTPTWKAETACRLRATQGCQNHKLVQLDQYENHGALPQGSVCTDLPYASWFESFCQFTQYRCSNRLYYAKRVLCSPSPLPLSSPETFTKMDTTTVPLILPHVTTEEILNPETYLPWSEQPPTDMEELLKSSLSLKRKKSKAHTKSPNPPFTSQVREEKPSPAVIEGIRELIRSAQALGGQNKTTQNDEDVSSVSHGACLSADSTLPTPPQTSSPSLLSLPGEQAVLLLCYAILSSSCPAIPVTKAWQHTEEQLYGFGNTVCDSLGRRHKDTCQFCAFCSLKLEQCQSEEPLKRQHCGESHSEEFLSPLLSVQDTTTGIQAGPKMEGQFYGLELYGGLRMDFWCGRLATKGCEDTRVSSWLQTEFLSFQDGDYPSKICDSDHVQYPNYCAFKSHQCLLRNQNKKVFRLRCMKNETYSELNIAKGEEAILLWSQEFNNVTLGHG; encoded by the exons ATGCCCCGACAGAGCTCTGCCCCCCTGGACCCGCGGGGTCCTCCCAGAGGCCCCGTCATCTCCCCGCTTGCACTTGATACCCAGGTCTCTAGTGCCAACTTTGGGGTTCCTTTCTTCTCCCCGAAGGGCGAGGCCCAGGTGCCCCTCACTAGGCCTAGACTAGGGTGGGTCGAGTCCTGGGATCCCTTCTCTCCTCCGGCCCTCCCTTCATCATCTCCCATTCCATCCGTCGTGCCACACAGTCCATCCATCCACCGTCCATCCCATCCGTTCGTCCATCCGTGTACCCACCCAGTGTCCACCCAACCGTCTGTGTCCCTGCCCGCAGCGCTCCTGCTGGCCCCGACACCTGCCCCACTCCCGGCCCCACACCGCGTTGTCCCTGGCACCCCGCTTTCTCCAGACGAATACGAGCGCTTCTTCTCAGCGCTGACCCCAACCTGGAAAGCAGAGACTGCCTGCCGCCTCCGGGCCACCCAGGGCTGCCAGAACCACAAACTGGTGCAGCTGGACCAGTATGAGAACCACGGCGCCCTGCCCCAGG GCTCTGTCTGCACGGACCTACCTTATGCTTCCTGGTTTGAGTCCTTCTGTCAGTTTACCCAGTACCGTTGCTCCAACCGACTCTACTATGCCAAG AGGGTCTTGTGCTCCCCGTCACCCCTACCTCTCTCATCCCCTGAGACCTTTACCAAGATGGACACCACAACAGTCCCTCTTATCCTGCCCCATGTCACAACAG AAGAGATACTGAACCCTGAAACCTATCTGCCCTGGAGTGAGCAGCCTCCCACTGATATGGAGGAGCTACTGAAGTCCTCCCTCtccttgaaaaggaagaaaagtaaggCTCACACAAAATCCCCCAATCCACCTTTCACCAGCCAGGTGAGGGAGGAGAAGCCTAGCCCTGCAGTGATCGAGGGCATCAGGGAACTCATTCGATCAGCCCAGGCCCTGGGAGGCCAGAACAAGACCACCCAGAATGATGAAGATGTTTCTTCTGTAAG TCATGGTGCATGTCTTTCTGCCGACAGCACTCTCCCCACTCCTCCTCAAACATcttccccaagccttctctctcTGCCTGGGGAGCAGGCCGTGTTGCTGTTGTGTTACGCAATCCTTTCAAGCAGCTGCCCTGCCATCCCTGTGACCAAAGCCTGGCAACATACTGAAGAACAGCTTTATGGCTTCGGGAACACG GTGTGTGACAGCCTCGGGCGACGACACAAGGACACTTGCCAGTTTTGTGCATTCTGTTCCCTGAAGCTAGAGCAATGCCAGTCAGAGGAACCTCTGAAGCGGCAGCACTGCGGTGAAAGTCACAGTGAAGAGTTTCTCAGCCCCCTGCTCTCTGTCCAGGATACTACCACAGGCATACAA GCAGGCCCGAAAATGGAGGGCCAGTTCTATGGTCTGGAGTTGTATGGGGGGCTTCGCATGGACTTCTGGTGTGGTCGGCTGGCCACAAAGGGCTGTGAGGACACCCGAGTCTCTAGCTGGCTGCAGACTGAGTTCCTCTCTTTCCAGGATGGAGATTACCCCTCCAAG ATCTGTGACTCGGACCATGTGCAGTACCCCAACTACTGTGCTTTTAAAAGCCACCAATGTCTGCTTCGTAACCAGAACAAGAAG GTGTTCCGCCTGAGATgtatgaagaatgagacatattcAGAACTGAACATAGCCAAAGGCGAGGAGGCTATACTGCTCTGGAGCCAGGAGTTCAACAATGTAACCCTGGGCCATGGGTAA
- the ACRBP gene encoding acrosin-binding protein isoform X17: MSSQASGLPLPLLAALLLAPTPAPLPAPHRVVPGTPLSPDEYERFFSALTPTWKAETACRLRATQGCQNHKLVQLDQYENHGALPQGSVCTDLPYASWFESFCQFTQYRCSNRLYYAKRVLCSPSPLPLSSPETFTKMDTTTVPLILPHVTTEEILNPETYLPWSEQPPTDMEELLKSSLSLKRKKSKAHTKSPNPPFTSQVREEKPSPAVIEGIRELIRSAQALGGQNKTTQNDEDVSSVSTLPTPPQTSSPSLLSLPGEQAVLLLCYAILSSSCPAIPVTKAWQHTEEQLYGFGNTVCDSLGRRHKDTCQFCAFCSLKLEQCQSEEPLKRQHCGESHSEEFLSPLLSVQDTTTGIQAGPKMEGQFYGLELYGGLRMDFWCGRLATKGCEDTRVSSWLQTEFLSFQDGDYPSKICDSDHVQYPNYCAFKSHQCLLRNQNKKVFRLRCMKNETYSELNIAKGEEAILLWSQEFNNVTLGHG, from the exons ATGAGCAGCCAAGCTTCTGGCCTTCCCCTCCCACTGCTGGCAG CGCTCCTGCTGGCCCCGACACCTGCCCCACTCCCGGCCCCACACCGCGTTGTCCCTGGCACCCCGCTTTCTCCAGACGAATACGAGCGCTTCTTCTCAGCGCTGACCCCAACCTGGAAAGCAGAGACTGCCTGCCGCCTCCGGGCCACCCAGGGCTGCCAGAACCACAAACTGGTGCAGCTGGACCAGTATGAGAACCACGGCGCCCTGCCCCAGG GCTCTGTCTGCACGGACCTACCTTATGCTTCCTGGTTTGAGTCCTTCTGTCAGTTTACCCAGTACCGTTGCTCCAACCGACTCTACTATGCCAAG AGGGTCTTGTGCTCCCCGTCACCCCTACCTCTCTCATCCCCTGAGACCTTTACCAAGATGGACACCACAACAGTCCCTCTTATCCTGCCCCATGTCACAACAG AAGAGATACTGAACCCTGAAACCTATCTGCCCTGGAGTGAGCAGCCTCCCACTGATATGGAGGAGCTACTGAAGTCCTCCCTCtccttgaaaaggaagaaaagtaaggCTCACACAAAATCCCCCAATCCACCTTTCACCAGCCAGGTGAGGGAGGAGAAGCCTAGCCCTGCAGTGATCGAGGGCATCAGGGAACTCATTCGATCAGCCCAGGCCCTGGGAGGCCAGAACAAGACCACCCAGAATGATGAAGATGTTTCTTCTGTAAG CACTCTCCCCACTCCTCCTCAAACATcttccccaagccttctctctcTGCCTGGGGAGCAGGCCGTGTTGCTGTTGTGTTACGCAATCCTTTCAAGCAGCTGCCCTGCCATCCCTGTGACCAAAGCCTGGCAACATACTGAAGAACAGCTTTATGGCTTCGGGAACACG GTGTGTGACAGCCTCGGGCGACGACACAAGGACACTTGCCAGTTTTGTGCATTCTGTTCCCTGAAGCTAGAGCAATGCCAGTCAGAGGAACCTCTGAAGCGGCAGCACTGCGGTGAAAGTCACAGTGAAGAGTTTCTCAGCCCCCTGCTCTCTGTCCAGGATACTACCACAGGCATACAA GCAGGCCCGAAAATGGAGGGCCAGTTCTATGGTCTGGAGTTGTATGGGGGGCTTCGCATGGACTTCTGGTGTGGTCGGCTGGCCACAAAGGGCTGTGAGGACACCCGAGTCTCTAGCTGGCTGCAGACTGAGTTCCTCTCTTTCCAGGATGGAGATTACCCCTCCAAG ATCTGTGACTCGGACCATGTGCAGTACCCCAACTACTGTGCTTTTAAAAGCCACCAATGTCTGCTTCGTAACCAGAACAAGAAG GTGTTCCGCCTGAGATgtatgaagaatgagacatattcAGAACTGAACATAGCCAAAGGCGAGGAGGCTATACTGCTCTGGAGCCAGGAGTTCAACAATGTAACCCTGGGCCATGGGTAA
- the ACRBP gene encoding acrosin-binding protein isoform X1, giving the protein MPRQSSAPLDPRGPPRGPVISPLALDTQVSSANFGVPFFSPKGEAQVPLTRPRLGWVESWDPFSPPALPSSSPIPSVVPHSPSIHRPSHPFVHPCTHPVSTQPSVSLPAALLLAPTPAPLPAPHRVVPGTPLSPDEYERFFSALTPTWKAETACRLRATQGCQNHKLVQLDQYENHGALPQGSVCTDLPYASWFESFCQFTQYRCSNRLYYAKRVLCSPSPLPLSSPETFTKMDTTTVPLILPHVTTEEILNPETYLPWSEQPPTDMEELLKSSLSLKRKKSKAHTKSPNPPFTSQVREEKPSPAVIEGIRELIRSAQALGGQNKTTQNDEDVSSVSHGACLSADSTLPTPPQTSSPSLLSLPGEQAVLLLCYAILSSSCPAIPVTKAWQHTEEQLYGFGNTVCDSLGRRHKDTCQFCAFCSLKLEQCQSEEPLKRQHCGESHSEEFLSPLLSVQDTTTGIQAGPKMEGQFYGLELYGGLRMDFWCGRLATKGCEDTRVSSWLQTEFLSFQDGDYPSKICDSDHVQYPNYCAFKSHQCLLRNQNKKIQRKEKMLSEEKWCEGNCKEKQKRWFYSFGACKVGMSGSLPRKRIHLRGGVIRRQGKSSFDGQGEASLCVHIYFCVCLFFCLHVSIPVCASKYVSVCVCVSPSPCLGSVMCWKQEKDMPGYARVGVFKPASRAGPTSSAWRVQRKQAPGIGRAVVNTACLYLFIPWKGSPPSSWKTPPQKKASGLLFVQDAECDLWVLSRSAGTKDNPALFAYLSNVQSPAQLRGH; this is encoded by the exons ATGCCCCGACAGAGCTCTGCCCCCCTGGACCCGCGGGGTCCTCCCAGAGGCCCCGTCATCTCCCCGCTTGCACTTGATACCCAGGTCTCTAGTGCCAACTTTGGGGTTCCTTTCTTCTCCCCGAAGGGCGAGGCCCAGGTGCCCCTCACTAGGCCTAGACTAGGGTGGGTCGAGTCCTGGGATCCCTTCTCTCCTCCGGCCCTCCCTTCATCATCTCCCATTCCATCCGTCGTGCCACACAGTCCATCCATCCACCGTCCATCCCATCCGTTCGTCCATCCGTGTACCCACCCAGTGTCCACCCAACCGTCTGTGTCCCTGCCCGCAGCGCTCCTGCTGGCCCCGACACCTGCCCCACTCCCGGCCCCACACCGCGTTGTCCCTGGCACCCCGCTTTCTCCAGACGAATACGAGCGCTTCTTCTCAGCGCTGACCCCAACCTGGAAAGCAGAGACTGCCTGCCGCCTCCGGGCCACCCAGGGCTGCCAGAACCACAAACTGGTGCAGCTGGACCAGTATGAGAACCACGGCGCCCTGCCCCAGG GCTCTGTCTGCACGGACCTACCTTATGCTTCCTGGTTTGAGTCCTTCTGTCAGTTTACCCAGTACCGTTGCTCCAACCGACTCTACTATGCCAAG AGGGTCTTGTGCTCCCCGTCACCCCTACCTCTCTCATCCCCTGAGACCTTTACCAAGATGGACACCACAACAGTCCCTCTTATCCTGCCCCATGTCACAACAG AAGAGATACTGAACCCTGAAACCTATCTGCCCTGGAGTGAGCAGCCTCCCACTGATATGGAGGAGCTACTGAAGTCCTCCCTCtccttgaaaaggaagaaaagtaaggCTCACACAAAATCCCCCAATCCACCTTTCACCAGCCAGGTGAGGGAGGAGAAGCCTAGCCCTGCAGTGATCGAGGGCATCAGGGAACTCATTCGATCAGCCCAGGCCCTGGGAGGCCAGAACAAGACCACCCAGAATGATGAAGATGTTTCTTCTGTAAG TCATGGTGCATGTCTTTCTGCCGACAGCACTCTCCCCACTCCTCCTCAAACATcttccccaagccttctctctcTGCCTGGGGAGCAGGCCGTGTTGCTGTTGTGTTACGCAATCCTTTCAAGCAGCTGCCCTGCCATCCCTGTGACCAAAGCCTGGCAACATACTGAAGAACAGCTTTATGGCTTCGGGAACACG GTGTGTGACAGCCTCGGGCGACGACACAAGGACACTTGCCAGTTTTGTGCATTCTGTTCCCTGAAGCTAGAGCAATGCCAGTCAGAGGAACCTCTGAAGCGGCAGCACTGCGGTGAAAGTCACAGTGAAGAGTTTCTCAGCCCCCTGCTCTCTGTCCAGGATACTACCACAGGCATACAA GCAGGCCCGAAAATGGAGGGCCAGTTCTATGGTCTGGAGTTGTATGGGGGGCTTCGCATGGACTTCTGGTGTGGTCGGCTGGCCACAAAGGGCTGTGAGGACACCCGAGTCTCTAGCTGGCTGCAGACTGAGTTCCTCTCTTTCCAGGATGGAGATTACCCCTCCAAG ATCTGTGACTCGGACCATGTGCAGTACCCCAACTACTGTGCTTTTAAAAGCCACCAATGTCTGCTTCGTAACCAGAACAAGAAG attcaaagaaaggagaagatgCTGTCAGAGGAGAAATGGTGTGAGGGCAActgcaaagaaaagcagaaacgATGGTTTTATTCATTTGGTGCCTGCAAAGTGGGTATGTCAGGAAGTCTTCCCAGGAAAAGAATTCATTTACGTGGAGGAGTTATCAGAAGACAGGGAAAGTCTTCGTTTGATGGGCAGGGAGAGGCAAGTCTATGTGTACATAtctatttctgtgtgtgtctatTCTTTTGTTTGCATGTATCTATTCCTGTGTGTGCATCTAaatatgtttctgtgtgtgtgtgtgtgtctccctccCCCTGCTTGGGATCGGTTATGTGctggaaacaggaaaaggacATGCCAGGATATGCTAGGGTGGGTGTGTTTAAACCTGCTTCTAGAGCAGGTCCTACCAGCTCAGCTTGGAGAGTACAGCGGAAGCAAGCACCGGGTATCGGCAGAGCAGTGGTGAATACAG CCTGTCTGTACCTCTTTATCCCATGGAAAGGGTCACCTCCATCATCCTGGAAGACCCCTCCTCAGAAGAAGGCAAGTGGATTGCTCTTTGTGCAAGATGCTGAATGTGATTTATGGGTGCTTTCCAGAAGTGCTGGAACAAAG GACAACCCTGCCCTCTTCGCTTATCTCAGCAatgtgcagagcccagcccagctcagAGGGCACTGA
- the ACRBP gene encoding acrosin-binding protein isoform X16 gives MSSQASGLPLPLLAALLLAPTPAPLPAPHRVVPGTPLSPDEYERFFSALTPTWKAETACRLRATQGCQNHKLVQLDQYENHGALPQGSVCTDLPYASWFESFCQFTQYRCSNRLYYAKRVLCSPSPLPLSSPETFTKMDTTTVPLILPHVTTEEILNPETYLPWSEQPPTDMEELLKSSLSLKRKKSKAHTKSPNPPFTSQVREEKPSPAVIEGIRELIRSAQALGGQNKTTQNDEDVSSVSHGACLSADSTLPTPPQTSSPSLLSLPGEQAVLLLCYAILSSSCPAIPVTKAWQHTEEQLYGFGNTVCDSLGRRHKDTCQFCAFCSLKLEQCQSEEPLKRQHCGESHSEEFLSPLLSVQDTTTGIQAGPKMEGQFYGLELYGGLRMDFWCGRLATKGCEDTRVSSWLQTEFLSFQDGDYPSKICDSDHVQYPNYCAFKSHQCLLRNQNKKVFRLRCMKNETYSELNIAKGEEAILLWSQEFNNVTLGHG, from the exons ATGAGCAGCCAAGCTTCTGGCCTTCCCCTCCCACTGCTGGCAG CGCTCCTGCTGGCCCCGACACCTGCCCCACTCCCGGCCCCACACCGCGTTGTCCCTGGCACCCCGCTTTCTCCAGACGAATACGAGCGCTTCTTCTCAGCGCTGACCCCAACCTGGAAAGCAGAGACTGCCTGCCGCCTCCGGGCCACCCAGGGCTGCCAGAACCACAAACTGGTGCAGCTGGACCAGTATGAGAACCACGGCGCCCTGCCCCAGG GCTCTGTCTGCACGGACCTACCTTATGCTTCCTGGTTTGAGTCCTTCTGTCAGTTTACCCAGTACCGTTGCTCCAACCGACTCTACTATGCCAAG AGGGTCTTGTGCTCCCCGTCACCCCTACCTCTCTCATCCCCTGAGACCTTTACCAAGATGGACACCACAACAGTCCCTCTTATCCTGCCCCATGTCACAACAG AAGAGATACTGAACCCTGAAACCTATCTGCCCTGGAGTGAGCAGCCTCCCACTGATATGGAGGAGCTACTGAAGTCCTCCCTCtccttgaaaaggaagaaaagtaaggCTCACACAAAATCCCCCAATCCACCTTTCACCAGCCAGGTGAGGGAGGAGAAGCCTAGCCCTGCAGTGATCGAGGGCATCAGGGAACTCATTCGATCAGCCCAGGCCCTGGGAGGCCAGAACAAGACCACCCAGAATGATGAAGATGTTTCTTCTGTAAG TCATGGTGCATGTCTTTCTGCCGACAGCACTCTCCCCACTCCTCCTCAAACATcttccccaagccttctctctcTGCCTGGGGAGCAGGCCGTGTTGCTGTTGTGTTACGCAATCCTTTCAAGCAGCTGCCCTGCCATCCCTGTGACCAAAGCCTGGCAACATACTGAAGAACAGCTTTATGGCTTCGGGAACACG GTGTGTGACAGCCTCGGGCGACGACACAAGGACACTTGCCAGTTTTGTGCATTCTGTTCCCTGAAGCTAGAGCAATGCCAGTCAGAGGAACCTCTGAAGCGGCAGCACTGCGGTGAAAGTCACAGTGAAGAGTTTCTCAGCCCCCTGCTCTCTGTCCAGGATACTACCACAGGCATACAA GCAGGCCCGAAAATGGAGGGCCAGTTCTATGGTCTGGAGTTGTATGGGGGGCTTCGCATGGACTTCTGGTGTGGTCGGCTGGCCACAAAGGGCTGTGAGGACACCCGAGTCTCTAGCTGGCTGCAGACTGAGTTCCTCTCTTTCCAGGATGGAGATTACCCCTCCAAG ATCTGTGACTCGGACCATGTGCAGTACCCCAACTACTGTGCTTTTAAAAGCCACCAATGTCTGCTTCGTAACCAGAACAAGAAG GTGTTCCGCCTGAGATgtatgaagaatgagacatattcAGAACTGAACATAGCCAAAGGCGAGGAGGCTATACTGCTCTGGAGCCAGGAGTTCAACAATGTAACCCTGGGCCATGGGTAA
- the ACRBP gene encoding acrosin-binding protein isoform X12 — translation MPRQSSAPLDPRGPPRGPVISPLALDTQVSSANFGVPFFSPKGEAQVPLTRPRLGWVESWDPFSPPALPSSSPIPSVVPHSPSIHRPSHPFVHPCTHPVSTQPSVSLPAALLLAPTPAPLPAPHRVVPGTPLSPDEYERFFSALTPTWKAETACRLRATQGCQNHKLVQLDQYENHGALPQGSVCTDLPYASWFESFCQFTQYRCSNRLYYAKRVLCSPSPLPLSSPETFTKMDTTTVPLILPHVTTEEILNPETYLPWSEQPPTDMEELLKSSLSLKRKKSKAHTKSPNPPFTSQVREEKPSPAVIEGIRELIRSAQALGGQNKTTQNDEDVSSVSTLPTPPQTSSPSLLSLPGEQAVLLLCYAILSSSCPAIPVTKAWQHTEEQLYGFGNTVCDSLGRRHKDTCQFCAFCSLKLEQCQSEEPLKRQHCGESHSEEFLSPLLSVQDTTTGIQAGPKMEGQFYGLELYGGLRMDFWCGRLATKGCEDTRVSSWLQTEFLSFQDGDYPSKICDSDHVQYPNYCAFKSHQCLLRNQNKKVFRLRCMKNETYSELNIAKGEEAILLWSQEFNNVTLGHG, via the exons ATGCCCCGACAGAGCTCTGCCCCCCTGGACCCGCGGGGTCCTCCCAGAGGCCCCGTCATCTCCCCGCTTGCACTTGATACCCAGGTCTCTAGTGCCAACTTTGGGGTTCCTTTCTTCTCCCCGAAGGGCGAGGCCCAGGTGCCCCTCACTAGGCCTAGACTAGGGTGGGTCGAGTCCTGGGATCCCTTCTCTCCTCCGGCCCTCCCTTCATCATCTCCCATTCCATCCGTCGTGCCACACAGTCCATCCATCCACCGTCCATCCCATCCGTTCGTCCATCCGTGTACCCACCCAGTGTCCACCCAACCGTCTGTGTCCCTGCCCGCAGCGCTCCTGCTGGCCCCGACACCTGCCCCACTCCCGGCCCCACACCGCGTTGTCCCTGGCACCCCGCTTTCTCCAGACGAATACGAGCGCTTCTTCTCAGCGCTGACCCCAACCTGGAAAGCAGAGACTGCCTGCCGCCTCCGGGCCACCCAGGGCTGCCAGAACCACAAACTGGTGCAGCTGGACCAGTATGAGAACCACGGCGCCCTGCCCCAGG GCTCTGTCTGCACGGACCTACCTTATGCTTCCTGGTTTGAGTCCTTCTGTCAGTTTACCCAGTACCGTTGCTCCAACCGACTCTACTATGCCAAG AGGGTCTTGTGCTCCCCGTCACCCCTACCTCTCTCATCCCCTGAGACCTTTACCAAGATGGACACCACAACAGTCCCTCTTATCCTGCCCCATGTCACAACAG AAGAGATACTGAACCCTGAAACCTATCTGCCCTGGAGTGAGCAGCCTCCCACTGATATGGAGGAGCTACTGAAGTCCTCCCTCtccttgaaaaggaagaaaagtaaggCTCACACAAAATCCCCCAATCCACCTTTCACCAGCCAGGTGAGGGAGGAGAAGCCTAGCCCTGCAGTGATCGAGGGCATCAGGGAACTCATTCGATCAGCCCAGGCCCTGGGAGGCCAGAACAAGACCACCCAGAATGATGAAGATGTTTCTTCTGTAAG CACTCTCCCCACTCCTCCTCAAACATcttccccaagccttctctctcTGCCTGGGGAGCAGGCCGTGTTGCTGTTGTGTTACGCAATCCTTTCAAGCAGCTGCCCTGCCATCCCTGTGACCAAAGCCTGGCAACATACTGAAGAACAGCTTTATGGCTTCGGGAACACG GTGTGTGACAGCCTCGGGCGACGACACAAGGACACTTGCCAGTTTTGTGCATTCTGTTCCCTGAAGCTAGAGCAATGCCAGTCAGAGGAACCTCTGAAGCGGCAGCACTGCGGTGAAAGTCACAGTGAAGAGTTTCTCAGCCCCCTGCTCTCTGTCCAGGATACTACCACAGGCATACAA GCAGGCCCGAAAATGGAGGGCCAGTTCTATGGTCTGGAGTTGTATGGGGGGCTTCGCATGGACTTCTGGTGTGGTCGGCTGGCCACAAAGGGCTGTGAGGACACCCGAGTCTCTAGCTGGCTGCAGACTGAGTTCCTCTCTTTCCAGGATGGAGATTACCCCTCCAAG ATCTGTGACTCGGACCATGTGCAGTACCCCAACTACTGTGCTTTTAAAAGCCACCAATGTCTGCTTCGTAACCAGAACAAGAAG GTGTTCCGCCTGAGATgtatgaagaatgagacatattcAGAACTGAACATAGCCAAAGGCGAGGAGGCTATACTGCTCTGGAGCCAGGAGTTCAACAATGTAACCCTGGGCCATGGGTAA